A single genomic interval of Theropithecus gelada isolate Dixy chromosome 16, Tgel_1.0, whole genome shotgun sequence harbors:
- the ASPA gene encoding aspartoacylase isoform X2: MTSCHIAEEPIKKVAIFGGTHGNELTGVFLVKHWLENGAEIQRTGLEVKPFITNPRAVKKCTRYIDCDLNRIFDLENLGKKMSEDLPYEVRRAQEIYHLFGPKDGEDSYDIIFDLHNTTSNMGCTLILEDSRNNFLIQMFHYIKTSLAPLPCYVYLIEHPSLKYATTRSIAKYPVGIEVGPQPQGVLRADILDQMRKMIKHALDFIHHFNEGKEFPPCAIEVYKIIEKVDYPRDENGEIAAVIHPNLQTGNHCILRIPCF, translated from the exons ATGACTTCTTGTCACATTGCTGAAGAACCTATAAAAAAGGTTGCTATCTTTGGAGGAACCCATGGGAATGAGCTAACTGGAGTATTTCTGGTTAAGCATTGGCTAGAGAATGGCGCTGAGATTCAGAGAACAGGGCTGGAGGTAAAACCATTTATCACTAACCCCAGAGCAGTGAAGAAATGTACCAGATATATTGACTGTGACCTGAATCGCATTTTTGACCTTGAAAATCTTGG CAAAAAAATGTCAGAAGATTTGCCATATGAAGTGAGAAGGGCTCAagaaatatatcatttatttggTCCAAAAGATGGTGAAGATTCCTATGACATTATTTTTGACCTTCACAACACCACTTCTAACATGGGGTGCACTCTTATTCTTGAAGATTCCAGGAATAACTTTTTAATTCAGATGTTTCATTATATTAAG ACTTCTTTGGCTCCACTCCCCTGCTATGTTTACCTTATTGAGCATCCTTCCCTCAAATACGCGACCACCCGTTCTATAGCCAAGTATCCTGTGG GTATAGAAGTTGGTCCTCAGCCTCAAGGGGTTCTGAGAGCTGATATCTtggatcaaatgagaaaaatgattaaaCATGCTCTCGATTTTATACATCATTTCAATGAAG GAAAAGAATTTCCTCCCTGTGCCATTGAGGTCTACAAAATTATAGAGAAAGTTGATTATCCCAGGGATGAAAACGGAGAAATTGCTGCTGTCATCCATCCCAATCTGCAG